ATTTCAGGTAATTGTGACTTTAGAGACTATTTTAAGGTTCAGCAGTGTAATTCTTAAGCTTTTAGCTCATTATTTCAAATAATGTTAAATGTTAATGTAATAactaaatattaaacatttatagtACATATCAGAAGGGACCTTAGAAATCATCTTATCCAATCTCCAACCCCATATTTCCTTCTATAATGTTCCTGACAAGTAGTGTAGCCTGCTGAACCATTCCGGTTTACTGTTGCGTAAGACAACCCTTTGCAATGTTGAATGGTTCCTGTTTCTGGTTTTTCTTAATCTTGAGATGAAATCCACATCTTTATGAATTGAACACATTGATTGTGTATTGTGCCTTCTATACGCCAAACCTTCAAACACTTGAAAATTGTTAATTATGTGAGCTAATTGTTAGGTTAAACATACCAAGTTGTTTCTTCGTTTCATTATATGGCTTTGTTTTCAGAGTAGCCTCATGCTGCATACCTTTATAAaagttctgggtttttttttaatgtttcttctcAATGTGACGTCCAGAATAGGATACTACCTGGATGGTATGATTATATAATAGTGTACTGTGTATTCTCTTGAATTTTGTACTGGGTGAGATTTAGGTATGTATGTTTGTACATTGTGTATAGTACATGTAGGCTTTAATACTACAGTAATTTTAGTTGTAATATTTCAGTtcattaagatttgttttgtaatTGGAATGGCAGTCATGGATAGTTTTCTCTTCTTGACCCAGTCTCATATATTACTAACAGAAGTTGTCATGTGTGCTCAAGGATAATTTAAATGAACATAGGGTTTGCAAAAACCTGACAGATCCTAACTATAACTCAGATAGTGGGcagcattataatttatttataactgTGTAATATAGTTATTAATGAACTAATGTAGAATGAGGGCAAATCATACTATATTTTTGTGTGAAATTATACTACATGACAAAGGTTGGCATTATATAATAAGTACCCACAAAATGTTAACCTACTTGCaataaatacaattaataatgtacataaaagaatgaaattaagctAATTTTCTATCAAAAAAGAATTATTCATGAACCGAAAGTGGACAGCATAGATTTGATGACAGGAAGGTTGTATCTAATCTGAATAACTGAGTGACCTAGGAAGCTTGCTCAGAGGGATTACAGAATAATTATGTTAATATGCAATTATCACCTCATTTCTTCTGTAGTAACCTCAAGATGTAGTGTAGTGAGGGTGTTATAGCAAGTGCTGATAGTTTGCAAAAATACTGATGTTTGAGATTTCTGAGACAATAAGTCTAGCTTGAGGCATATAAGTGATGATCTGTCATCTTGAAGACAGATCTGacctttgtacttttttttaatgctcgCAGTATATAACTAGAGGCAGTTATAGCTGTGGAACTCATTATGATTTTCTAGaaactgaaaaatgttttatgtagatttaaaattccatttgcagctttttaaaaaagtgtgtgAATTTTttcaagaacattttaaaattcaattaaaagaaaaattctatggTTATATGATTATATGGGGAAGTTCTTAGTAATGGTGtctaaacattgttttaaaagatcTTAATTGATATAGCAAATTCATtgaattcattaaattaaaatttaggtAGCCCAAACAACATAacatcagtttatttattttaatttattagctTCCATTGTTAAAACTTAATGAATGATGCCTACCTTCAAATATGTCCCTATGTCCCTGCTTTGTTATAGTAGCATAAACTGGTATTGATGACTCTGTTATATATATTTGACTAGATAAAGGCAGTTGAAAAAGTATTCAAGACAGTGTAAAATTAGCTTCTAGGTCAAATGCTTTCTTGTCTGGATGCCACATAACCCAACATGAATGTAGGGAGataatttttgatgtttttaaaattctaggtCCATCATTCAGTGCAACAGATGTTGATGATCCATTGTTTTGCATTGCATCTCTATGCAACAGCTATGAGTCTTGAATACTGTTGCTAAGAAAAAGTGTATTTGgaacattttataattagaatatattctgaaaattaaaccTGGAATTACTGAGTAACCTAGGAAGCTTGTTGTGTGAGTCAATTTCTTATAGCACATTTTCTAACTGATAAAGTAGATTTTTATGTTAATGTGCTAAGAAAGTCTGTCTACTTGTCTGAAAAAGaataacttcttttatttttgagtggAGATAATTATTTGGAGGGGCAAGTAAGCcatatattattatgtatatgtaaaggAAAACTTTGTTGGagatctcattttatattttaacaatatttaatttgatttttttgctaGATGTGTTTTGTAGATAAAATATCTgttacacatatttattttttctgtttttgagcaAAACAGTTTGATTTCTTCAGAATGTGAACTTATGAAAAGCTCTTATAAAGCCATTCTGGTAATGAGGATGCAGTCTCTAAGCTGACACGATATTCTCATAGTTTGTCACCCTGCTGTTCAGGGGGTACCAATGAAGTTGCTTTAAATGGGAAGCGTCTGTTCCATCTCTGAACCTCTAACACCAGAACAGATGGGTAGAACATAGAACATGGAAGGTTTTACCTCTGAGGTGGTAACAGTGAAGTCACTCATTAACACTGAATTTACCACTTCGTTAGCAACGTTGCTTCCTGTTGAGAAAAGCTAATATAGGCTTTCAAATTGACTGAGCATATATTTGTCTACCTCTGTGATTATAATAAGTGGGAACAAAAAGTAACTGTCTTTCAAGCTAGTTTTTTGTAAAAGATTTTGTTTCAGATTTATGAGATTGTTGCTATTGAGGTATTTTACTTTGTCTTCCTTGTTTAATGAGAATTATCAGGAATGGGCAATAATATAGCATTAaggcttgcttttcttttcattgacaTTTGCACACTCCTTCCTAACACATGTTTATGTGCTGCCCATTTTGAACTTCTGTGTATGTGATCTAGAGACTCCTGCTGGGTGATGCATTAGCACCATTTTGGAGTGATATCATTGAATATGATCTTATTGGAAGTCTATTTTTATTACTCTGCAAGCTTGCCAATCTCAGAATTCTAAAACCTATGAGGGGTGGAAAAATGATTGTTGGTATAAATAACAATGcccaaaaaagttatttttaatacttgttTGTTGTATCAACACATTTTatggaaagaataattttagatttataagtGCCTATTTGAAGTTATGTAAAAagttattagaaataattttttattcttaaactaGATTTAATGTTTTACAAAGCATGGAATTGATACCATAGTGGATAGTAGAAATACTGAACTTTAttaagaatgttttaatttttaaatattgtattgtAGGGTCCTGTTGTcctaaaataatagtaaaatagtaTTACtcattatagaaattaaaaatactataaaaatgtgGCAGCTTTATTCTTTATCTGAGAGTAGAATCTGGTCTGTCTTGTTTACTATTGTATTCCTAAtactagagcagtgcctggcacatactaattgctcagtaaatatttggagAATGATTAAACTGGACTTATTGtgtataaaaggaaaagaaatatggaaGTTTATGCTAGTGCTTCAAATAGCTTGTACCTGGGATTGCCAAATAGCAGGTTCTTTAAATTGTACATGAAGATTATTGGATATTTTGAGGGCCTTGCTGAGTCAAGAAATCATAACCTGATGAAACTTGTATTTGAATGGGATATTCAAATTTTATAGgaagaaaactttttcttcttatacTTTAGGAACTTTTACTTTGATTTTACAATTGTGTTTTTATTCATTGAATACTTAGtcctttattcagcaaatattgccTGAGCCCCTATGCCAAGTGCTATGCTAGGTTCTAGAGATATGACAGTGACGAGGTTACAGTTCCTGCCCTTAAAAGAACTTAACATTCTTCAAGAAGACAGGCAATTCCAGTACAAGGTGGCCATTTCTAAAAGCAGGACAAGAACCAGGTGCAAAGGAACTCCTCACAGTCAGGGTAGTTATACAGCCATGATATGAATGTCTCCCAAACATTCACAagtattctttccttttaaaatattgtactgtttgcacaaaatgattaaatatattatcaaaaatgcctagaaaatttttatatgaaatgaattaaaaacgtGTGTTTGTGCTGTTTCATTGTAAAATTATATTTGGCCATTGCGCTAGACTGTCAGATCATAAATGGGATAACTGCTTTTAGAGAATGCCTAGAATTTAGGGGACCAGGATATGAAAATTTAACATGAAACTTccattaattttaacttttccaaAGTTAAAATTAAGATTAATTTGAATAAGGAATGAATGAAACCCTATCAATAAAGCATTTTACAATTGTTGGAATGTTAGGAGAACATTAAACATCTTGACAGTAAAGcagtcttaaatttaaaaaaaaaataccatttcataTATAAGCCATTGATGTTTAATGAGTAAATATGCTCATTCAAATAAAGTTCTTTAATGAGTAGTGTTTTGTTACCTTCCTCCAGACATGAACCTTTAAgtgacaaaacattttatttctctgctacatttgataatttaaattattctctAGCATAGAGTGACTGCTTCTAATAAACCtacttaagtgaaataattctttatattagcAATCTATATGCGAGGTATAAAGTTTTTCAGTCTGTAGCATATTTGcattatttatgtgtatgtgtgtgtgtacatgtagcTTTCCCCTAGACATTTTGTATATATGATGAATTAGATTGTTGTTGCCTAGTATGAAgaacaatattaatatttgagatgcttttaaagtattttaattttcttaagtgtttCTTCATTTTTGGGAAATTACTAGGATCTCAATAGAAACAGTAGAAAATTAAGctaaaaaaatgtatactttcaGCTCTCCATGCGttctaatagtatttttttctttcatgcaaatctaaattttttttttccattttctagacTAAATGTGTTAAGTGGGCTTGCCAACAATATGGATGATGTGAAGATAAACACCGATATTACTGGTGCTAAAGAAGAACTCATAGATGACAACAGTTTTATCTCAGAGAAAGAGAGTGGAGTTCATAAACCAAAAGATTGTCAAACatcatttcagaaaaacaatacaTTGACTCTGCCTGAAGAACTGTCAAAGGACAAATCTGAAAAAGCCTTAAGTGGAGGCCAGTCTACTCTATTTATACATGCCGGTGCTCCTACTGTTCCTAGTGAAAACTTTATCTTGCCTAAAGGAGCTGCTGTTAATGGACCAGTTTCACACTCCTCCTTAACTAAGACTTCCAATATGAATAAAGGCAGTGTTTCATTAACCACTGGACAGCCTGTGGATCAGCCAACAACAGAATCTTGTTCAGCTTTAATGGTAGCATCTGATCTGCAGCTGTCTACACCACAGAAAGCAAGTCAACaccaagttttatttttgttatcagaTCCAGCACATGCTAAGAATCCAACCCATTCCATTAAAAAACTACCTACCTCTGCTTCAGTTGGTTGTGACATTCAGAATTCAGTAGGGAGTAATATAAAGTCAGATAGCACTTTAATAAATCAAGTAGAGGTGGGTGAGGATAGTgaagatttattaataaaagatgatTGTGTCAATACGTTAACAGGAATTTCCTCAGGTACAGATGAATATAGGTCAGAAAATGATACAAACTGGGATCCTCAAAAAGAGTTCATTCAGTTTCTTATGACTAATGAGGAAACAGTAGATAAAGCTCCAGTTCACTCTAAAGTAGgtctagaaaaaaagagaaagcgaAAAATGGATGTAAGCAAGATAACTCGTTATACTGAGGATTGCTTTAGTGATTCTAATTGTGTACCCAATAAATCAAAAATGCAAGAAGTAGACTTTCTGGAACAGAATGAAGAGCTACAAGCAATAGACTCACAGAAATATGCGTTATCAAAAGTAAAGCCTGAGACAACTGATGAAGACTTGGAATCTGTGGATACTTTTCAACATCTAATTTATAACCCAGATAAATGTGGAGAAGACAGTTCACCTGTTCATACTAGCacttttctttcaaattccttaaaaaagaaatgtgaagagAGTGATTCTGAGTCACCTGCTACTTTCAGTAATGAAGAGCCATCATTCTACCCCTGTACAAAGTGCAATGtgaattttagggagaaaaaGCATCTCCACAGGCATATGATGTATCACTTAGATGGGAATAGTCACTTTCGCCATCTTAATGTCCCAAGGCCATATGCTTGTAGAGAATGTGGACGGACATTTCGAGATCGAAATTCACTTCTAAAACATATGATTATTCACCAAGAAAGACGACAGAAGTTGATGGAGGAAATTCGTGAATTGAAAGAACTTCAGGATGAAGGAAGAAGTGCACGATTACAGTGTCCTCAGTGTGTTTTTGGTACCAATTGCCCTAAAACATTTGTGCAACATGCTAAAACccatgaaaaagataaaaggtaCTATTGCTGTGAAGAGTGTAACTTCATGGCAGTGACAGAAAATGAATTAGAATGCCATCGAGGCATTGCCCATGGGGCAGTGGTAAAATGCCCTGTGGATAATTCTGATATAGCccagagaaaaacacaaaaaaagaccTTCATGAAAGACTCTGTTGTGGGATCATCAAAAAAATCAGCTACCTACATATGTAAGATGTGTCCTTTTACTACTTCAGccagaagcattttaaaaaagcacatgGAGTACTTGCATTCATCATCATGTGTTGATTCATTTGGTAGTCCTCTTGGACTTGATAAGAGAAAAAGTGACATCCTTGAAGAATCTATAGATATTGATAGCACTAAACCATTAAATAAACAGCAGTCAACCACATTTCCAAAGAACTCTGCTTTAAAACAAGATGTGAAGCGAACATTTGGATCAACTTCACAATcaagtaatttttcaaaatttcataaGCGGCCACACAGAATACAAAAAGCTCGGAAAAGCATCACCCAGTCAGGTGTAAACATGTGCAATCAAAACAATTCTGCTCACAAGGCTGTTATTAAAAGCAGCATTGATCAAAAACCTAAGTATTTCCAtcaaacagcaaaagaaaaatctaatgCCAAGGcaaataacaactatttatatagacACAAATATGAAAACTACAGGATGATCAAAAAATCAGGTGAATCATatccttttcatttcaaaaaagaagaagctAGTTCATTAAATTCTTTACATCTCTTTTCATCATCAAGTAATTCTCACAACAACAGTTTTATTTCAGACCCTCATAAGCCTGACAACAAAAGTCCAGAAAGCTTCAAAGACCACAGGCGTGTAGCTGTAAAGAGAGTAGTTAGGGAATCTAAGAAGGAAAGTTCTGTTGGAGGAGAAGACTTGGATGGCTATCCAGATTTTTTGCATAAAATGACAGTTGTTGTTTTGCAAAAACTTAACTCTGCTGAAAAGAAAGATAGTTATGAAACAGAAGATGAAAGTTCATGGGATAATGTTGAGCTAGGAGACTACACTACACAGGCCATAGAAGATGAATCCTATAACGATATTAATCAAGAACATGTAAACTTATTCCCTCTATTTAAAAGCAAGGTGGAAGGTCAAGAATCTGGAGAAAATGCTACCCTTAGCTATGATCAAAATGATggcttttattttgaatattatgaagATACTGGCACTAACAATTTTTTGCATGAGATACATGATCCTCagcatttagaaaatacagaaacttCATTGTCAAAGCATAGTTCTGTTTTTCATTGGACTGATTTGTCTCTTGAGAAGAAATCGTGTCCTTACTGCCCAGCAACATTTGAAACAGGTGTTGGGTTATCAAATCACGTCCGGGGACATCTTCACAGAGCAGGATTAAGTTATGAAGCTCGTCATGTTGTATCACCAGAACAAATAGCCACAAGTGACAAAATGCAACATTTCAAAAGAACTGGCACAGGGACCCCTGTTAAGCGAGTTAGAAAAGGTAAGTTCTCATGTGGATAATTTGAGCTAATAGGTCTTTGTTCAAATTCAGAGGATTTGAACGTTTAGTCTTTTTTAGAATCACATAATTTCGTATTTCAGAATTAATTCATTTTAGGGTagtcaatttatttaaaaaattctgatatttactcttaaaaaattttttttagctatAGAGAAGTCTGAAACCACTTCTGAACACACTTGTCAGCTCTGTGGTGGTTGGTTTGATACTAAAATTGGATTATCAAATCATGTTAGAGGCCACCTGAAAAGACTTGGAAAGACCAAATGGGATGCTCACAAATCTCCTATCTGTGTTCTGAATGAGATGAtgcagaatgaagaaaaatatgaaaaaatcttAAAGGCATTGAACAGTCGTCGTATTATTCCCAGACCATTTGTAGCTCAGAAACTTGCATCAAGTGATGACTTTATATCTCAAAATGTTATACCTCTTGAAGCATACCGTAATGGCCTAAAGACTGAAGCTCTGTCAGTGTCTGCATCAGAGGAAGAAGGGCtgaatttcttaaatgaatatgATGAAACTAAACCAGAACTGCCCAGTGGAAAAAAGAATCAGTCTCTTACACTGATagaacttcttaaaaataaaaggatgggaGAAGAAAGGAATTCTGCTATTTCTCCTCAAAAGATCCATAATCAGACAGCAAGAAAGAGATTTGTTCAGAAATGTGTTCTTCCATTAAATGAAGACAGTCCATTGATGTATCATCCACAAAAAATGGACTTCACTATGCACTCAGGTAAGAGGACATTTATGACTGTCttatcatatataatttaaacAGTTCGTTTATGCCTCCTTTAATGGAATATTTGTGGACTTTCTCAGAATCTTCTTAGTTAAGCTGCTTTTTTTTACATAGCAAATTGGTTATTCTACTGTCATTTCTATATAACTCATCAGTTGATGCTCATCAGTACTGAGTTCTCTGTGCCTCATGTCTTGATCTGAATGTAAggtgaaaacaaaagcaaaagaaaaccacaagaaaacaaacaaaaagctgatctgtaaaaataaaatttgcttggTTGAAGGATGGTTGTGGATGGGAAGTTGACGTTCAAAAGCTGAAAGGGCATACCTCTGTCATATTTTTGCCTGTGCTCCAAAGTGATAACGTTTTCAAGATTTAGCTGTTGGCTTTTCTGCTGCTTaggtaaaacaaaacagactCTTTAAACTGAATGGATTGGTGTCTGTTGTATGTTGTGATTAACCCAAAGAAACTTCTTCCTCTCCAATTACTCAGTCTATTGTGGGATAGTTTGGTTTTGGAGAACAGTTGTGAGCATAAAACATATTTGTTTGGCATTTTAGATTTTAAGATAGTGCTCTAATGGAACAGATTACTTAGTTTAGTGCTTGCGCACCAATAgccttttcttttcaaaggaatattttgtatgtattggCAAATGATAGCCAAATTTTATTGGTATTGCTATATTGCTGAGTCTGGCTTGTACTtgtagatttgaaaaataaatgtctttattgatttcttttggtGATTAAGAATGTTGAAGTTTTACTTAGGTGGTCTTGTAATTAGAGCCCTAAGTTGAGTGTGCCTGAGGTAATAATAGTTG
Above is a window of Lemur catta isolate mLemCat1 chromosome 3, mLemCat1.pri, whole genome shotgun sequence DNA encoding:
- the ZNF644 gene encoding zinc finger protein 644 isoform X1; the encoded protein is MRLFLKQDVNKTKSRLNVLSGLANNMDDVKINTDITGAKEELIDDNSFISEKESGVHKPKDCQTSFQKNNTLTLPEELSKDKSEKALSGGQSTLFIHAGAPTVPSENFILPKGAAVNGPVSHSSLTKTSNMNKGSVSLTTGQPVDQPTTESCSALMVASDLQLSTPQKASQHQVLFLLSDPAHAKNPTHSIKKLPTSASVGCDIQNSVGSNIKSDSTLINQVEVGEDSEDLLIKDDCVNTLTGISSGTDEYRSENDTNWDPQKEFIQFLMTNEETVDKAPVHSKVGLEKKRKRKMDVSKITRYTEDCFSDSNCVPNKSKMQEVDFLEQNEELQAIDSQKYALSKVKPETTDEDLESVDTFQHLIYNPDKCGEDSSPVHTSTFLSNSLKKKCEESDSESPATFSNEEPSFYPCTKCNVNFREKKHLHRHMMYHLDGNSHFRHLNVPRPYACRECGRTFRDRNSLLKHMIIHQERRQKLMEEIRELKELQDEGRSARLQCPQCVFGTNCPKTFVQHAKTHEKDKRYYCCEECNFMAVTENELECHRGIAHGAVVKCPVDNSDIAQRKTQKKTFMKDSVVGSSKKSATYICKMCPFTTSARSILKKHMEYLHSSSCVDSFGSPLGLDKRKSDILEESIDIDSTKPLNKQQSTTFPKNSALKQDVKRTFGSTSQSSNFSKFHKRPHRIQKARKSITQSGVNMCNQNNSAHKAVIKSSIDQKPKYFHQTAKEKSNAKANNNYLYRHKYENYRMIKKSGESYPFHFKKEEASSLNSLHLFSSSSNSHNNSFISDPHKPDNKSPESFKDHRRVAVKRVVRESKKESSVGGEDLDGYPDFLHKMTVVVLQKLNSAEKKDSYETEDESSWDNVELGDYTTQAIEDESYNDINQEHVNLFPLFKSKVEGQESGENATLSYDQNDGFYFEYYEDTGTNNFLHEIHDPQHLENTETSLSKHSSVFHWTDLSLEKKSCPYCPATFETGVGLSNHVRGHLHRAGLSYEARHVVSPEQIATSDKMQHFKRTGTGTPVKRVRKAIEKSETTSEHTCQLCGGWFDTKIGLSNHVRGHLKRLGKTKWDAHKSPICVLNEMMQNEEKYEKILKALNSRRIIPRPFVAQKLASSDDFISQNVIPLEAYRNGLKTEALSVSASEEEGLNFLNEYDETKPELPSGKKNQSLTLIELLKNKRMGEERNSAISPQKIHNQTARKRFVQKCVLPLNEDSPLMYHPQKMDFTMHSALDCKQKKSRSRSGSKKKMLTLPHGADEVYILRCRFCGLVFRGPLSVQEDWIKHLQRHIVNANLPRTGAGMVEVTSLLKKPASITETSFSLLMAEAAS